The following coding sequences lie in one Arabidopsis thaliana chromosome 3, partial sequence genomic window:
- the CYP71B30P gene encoding cytochrome P450, family 71, subfamily B, polypeptide 30 pseudogene (''cytochrome P450, family 71, subfamily B, polypeptide 30 pseudogene'' (CYP71B30P); FUNCTIONS IN: electron carrier activity, monooxygenase activity, iron ion binding, oxygen binding, heme binding; INVOLVED IN: oxidation reduction; LOCATED IN: cellular_component unknown; CONTAINS InterPro DOMAIN/s: Cytochrome P450 (InterPro:IPR001128), Cytochrome P450, E-class, group I (InterPro:IPR002401), Cytochrome P450, conserved site (InterPro:IPR017972); BEST Arabidopsis thaliana protein match is: cytochrome P450, family 71, subfamily B, polypeptide 8 (TAIR:AT5G35715.1); Has 29738 Blast hits to 29642 proteins in 1574 species: Archae - 51; Bacteria - 3015; Metazoa - 10995; Fungi - 5587; Plants - 8999; Viruses - 3; Other Eukaryotes - 1088 (source: NCBI BLink).), with the protein MFFYLYLSSSAKEVLKTHDLETCTRPKMVTTGLFSYNFKDIGFTQYGEEWGEMKKLIGLELFSPKTQKSFRYIREEESDLLVKKISKSAQTQTLVDLGKPLFSFTAGIIFRLAFGQNFRKCDFIDRERVEELVVESETNVGTLAFSDFFPTGLGWLIDRLSGQSSRMNKVFSKLTNLFEHVIDDHLKTEQHQDHSNLISAMLNMINKPTNIGSFKITSDHLKGVMSVSVYDFLTGTLIRATLGSNKERITEEDLEKVEYLKMVIEETFRLHPPAPLLLPRLTMSDVTIQGYNIPKNTMIEINTYTIGRDPKCWTNPEEFIPERFSNTSINYKGQHFELLPFGAGRRSCPGMSLGITILELGLLNLLYFFDWRLPNGMTIADIDMEEVGALNIAKKVPLELVPTLHHS; encoded by the exons ATgttcttttatctttatttatcatcatcagctaAAGAAGTTCTCAAGACTCATGACCTAGAGACATGCACTCGACCTAAGATGGTCACGACcggtttgttttcttacaactTCAAAGACATTGGTTTCACTCAATATGGAGAGGAATGGGGAGAGATGAAAAAGCTTATAGGGCTTGAGCTCTTTAGTCCAAAAACGCAAAAGTCTTTTAGGTATAtcagagaggaagagagtgaCTTGCTGGtcaagaaaatttcaaaatctgcTCAAACACAAACCCTAGTGGATTTGGGAAAACCCCTTTTCTCCTTCACTGCCGGTATTATATTTAGACTTGCGTTTGGACAGAACTTCCGTAAGTGCGATTTTATCGATAGGGAGAGAGTCGAAGAGCTGGTGGTAGAGTCAGAGACCAACGTAGGCACCTTGGCATTTTCTGACTTCTTCCCCACGGGTCTCGGATGGCTTATAGACCGGCTCTCTGGTCAAAGTTCGAGGATGAACAAAGTCTTTTCCAAACTCACCAATTTATTTGAACATGTGATTGATGATCATTTAAAGACTGAACAACATCAAGATCACTCAAACCTCATCAGTGCCATGTTGAATATGATCAATAAACCCACCAATATAGGCTCTTTCAAGATCACTTCCGATCATCTCAAAGGAGTCATGTCGGTTAGTGTGTATGATTTCTTAACTGGTACTCTG attcgaGCAACACTCGGTTCcaacaaagagagaatcaCAGAAGAAGATCTAGAGAAAGTTGAGTACCTAAAGATGGTGATCGAGGAAACATTCAGACTACACCCACCTGCTCCACTCTTGCTCCCAAGATTAACAATGTCCGACGTCACAATTCAAGGCTACAACATTCCCAAAAACACCATGATTGAGATCAACACTTATACCATAGGTCGTGATCCAAAATGTTGGACTAACCCTGAAGAATTCATTCCTGAGAGGTTTTCCAACACCTCTATAAACTACAAGGGTCAGCATTTCGAGCTCTTGCCCTTTGGAGCTGGTCGTAGGAGCTGTCCCGGAATGTCCTTGGGAATCACCATTCTTGAGCTAGGCCTTCTTAaccttctttatttctttgattGGCGTTTGCCCAATGGAATGACCATTGCTGACATTGACATGGAAGAAGTTGGAGCTTTAAACATAGCTAAGAAAGTACCTCTTGAGCTCGTACCAACTCTTCATCATTCGTGA
- a CDS encoding uncharacterized protein (unknown protein; Has 30201 Blast hits to 17322 proteins in 780 species: Archae - 12; Bacteria - 1396; Metazoa - 17338; Fungi - 3422; Plants - 5037; Viruses - 0; Other Eukaryotes - 2996 (source: NCBI BLink).) — translation MPACGGTLVLAIEFRANEINSLRSTNSELIWPLRFWKKKKK, via the coding sequence atGCCCGCATGTGGTGGTACCCTAGTATTGGCCATTGAGTTTAGGGCTAATGAGATAAACTCACTACGGTCTACAAATTCTGAGCTAATTTGGCCACTTaggttttggaaaaaaaaaaaaaagtaa
- a CDS encoding plastocyanin-like domain-containing protein (plastocyanin-like domain-containing protein; FUNCTIONS IN: electron carrier activity, copper ion binding; LOCATED IN: endomembrane system; CONTAINS InterPro DOMAIN/s: Plastocyanin-like (InterPro:IPR003245), Cupredoxin (InterPro:IPR008972); BEST Arabidopsis thaliana protein match is: copper ion binding;electron carriers (TAIR:AT1G45063.2); Has 21717 Blast hits to 10031 proteins in 807 species: Archae - 52; Bacteria - 2924; Metazoa - 4901; Fungi - 2030; Plants - 8332; Viruses - 1129; Other Eukaryotes - 2349 (source: NCBI BLink).), giving the protein MITKKIFGFVLAITILLSCCSAKIYKVGGSRGWSGKTNSWAERKEFHVGDSLIFQYHQNVNDVTQLSDALKYESCNSSSPKAVYNTGHDVTFLSSMKSHVRSLHHHEARPMNGHDPLAITPSPPPPSKTHERSRPITPSPPPPSKTHEPSRPNTPPPPPPPSKTHEPSRRITPSPPPPSKILPFGKIYRVGDYGGWSVYYSYYYYKWSEGKQFHVEDTLFFQYNKELNDVREITDELEFRSCESTSTVAVYKTGHDLIKLTKPGVHYFVSLKTGLCQAGIKLRVTVQPSTEAVTFPNVPKKKLSPTVNRW; this is encoded by the exons ATGATCACAAAGAAGATCTTTGGCTTTGTGCTCGCGATCACGATTCTCTTGAGTTGCTGCTCGGCGAAAATCTACAAAGTTGGAGGTTCTAGAGGGTGGAGTGGGAAGACGAACTCTTGGGCTGAGCGTAAGGAATTCCACGTCGGGGATTCTTTGATCTTCCAATACCATCAGAACGTTAACGACGTCACTCAACTCTCCGATGCTTTAAAGTACGAGTCATGCAACTCCTCTTCTCCTAAAGCCGTTTACAATACAGGACATGATGTC ACGTTTTTGTCGTCCATGAAAAGTCACGTCCGATCCCTCCACCACCACGAAGCAAGACCCATGAACGGTCACGACCCATTAGCCATTACTccttcaccaccaccaccaagcAAGACCCATGAACGGTCACGACCCATTACTccttcaccaccaccaccaagcAAGACCCATGAACCGTCACGTCCGAAtactcctccaccaccaccaccaccgagCAAGACCCATGAACCCTCACGTCGCATTACTccttcaccaccaccaccgagCAAGATCCTTCCTTTTGGTAAGATCTACAGAGTTGGTGACTACGGAGGATGGAGCGTTTATTACAGTTACTACTATTACAAGTGGAGTGAGGGTAAACAGTTTCATGTTGAAGATACTCTCTTTTTCCAATACAACAAGGAACTCAACGACGTTAGGGAAATCACCGATGAACTTGAGTTCAGATCTTGCGAATCGACTTCTACTGTAGCTGTGTACAAAACGGGACACGATCTCATTAAGCTCACTAAACCAGGAGTGCATTATTTTGTAAGCTTAAAGACCGGTCTTTGTCAGGCTGGGATTAAGCTTCGAGTCACGGTGCAACCATCAACCGAAGCTGTTACTTTCCCGAATGTTCCCAAGAAGAAGTTGTCACCTACCGTCAACAGATGGTAG
- the CYP71B32 gene encoding cytochrome P450, family 71, subfamily B, polypeptide 32 (''cytochrome P450, family 71, subfamily B, polypeptide 32'' (CYP71B32); FUNCTIONS IN: electron carrier activity, monooxygenase activity, iron ion binding, oxygen binding, heme binding; LOCATED IN: endomembrane system; CONTAINS InterPro DOMAIN/s: Cytochrome P450 (InterPro:IPR001128), Cytochrome P450, E-class, group IV (InterPro:IPR002403), Cytochrome P450, conserved site (InterPro:IPR017972); BEST Arabidopsis thaliana protein match is: cytochrome P450, family 71, subfamily B, polypeptide 8 (TAIR:AT5G35715.1); Has 26833 Blast hits to 23353 proteins in 1294 species: Archae - 41; Bacteria - 1874; Metazoa - 9434; Fungi - 3399; Plants - 11336; Viruses - 3; Other Eukaryotes - 746 (source: NCBI BLink).) — protein MLLRFGVVPVVVFSSKEAAKEVLKTHDLDTCTRPKLVANGLFSRNFKDIGFTQYGEDWREMKKLVGLELFSPKKHKSFRYIREEEGDLLVKKISNSAQTQTLIDLRKASFSFTAGTIFRLAFGQNFHQCDFMDMDRLEELVLEAETNGCILALTDFLPTGLGWLVDRISGCGFGGSECGNNHNDLQKVEYLNMVIKETFRLHPPSPLLLPRETMSDIEIQGYHIPKNALIRINTYTIGRDLKCWSNPERFLNTSINYKGQDYKLLPFGAGRRSCPGMNLGITILELGLLNILYFFDWSFPNGMTIEDIDMEENGALNKTLELIPTLPSALSDGSSGWR, from the exons ATGCTTCTCCGTTTTGGAGTTGTCCCTGTGGTCGTGTTCTCTTCCAAGGAAGCAGCTAAAGAAGTTCTCAAAACTCATGACTTAGATACTTGCACCCGACCTAAGCTAGTCGCGAATGGGTTGTTTTCTCGCAACTTCAAAGACATTGGTTTCACTCAGTACGGTGAAGACTGGCGAGAGATGAAAAAGCTGGTGGGGCTTGAGCTCTTTAGTCCGAAAAAGCATAAGTCTTTCAGGTATATCAGAGAGGAAGAAGGTGACTTGCTGgtcaagaaaatatcaaattccGCTCAAACACAGACCCTAATAGATTTGAGAAAAGCCTCTTTCTCCTTCACCGCCGGTACAATCTTCAGACTAGCCTTTGGACAGAACTTCCACCAGTGCGATTTCATGGATATGGACAGACTTGAAGAGCTGGTGCTAGAGGCGGAAACCAACGGATGCATCTTGGCACTCACAGACTTCTTACCCACGGGTCTTGGTTGGCTTGTAGACCGGATATCTG GATGTGGTTTTGGCGGGAGTGAATGCGGGAACAATCACAATG ATCTACAAAAAGTCGAGTACTTGAATATGGTGATCAAAGAAACATTCAGATTACATCCACCATCTCCCCTCTTGCTACCAAGAGAAACAATGTCCGATATCGAGATTCAAGGCTACCACATTCCCAAGAACGCCCTTATCAGGATCAACACTTACACTATAGGACGTGATCTGAAATGTTGGTCTAACCCTGAGAGGTTTTTGAATACCTCAATCAACTACAAAGGTCAGGATTACAAGCTCTTGCCCTTCGGAGCAGGCCGTAGAAGCTGTCCTGGTATGAACTTGGGAATCACCATTCTTGAGCTAGGCCTTCTTAACATTCTTTACTTCTTTGATTGGAGTTTTCCCAATGGAATGACCATTGAAGACATTGACATGGAGGAAAACGGAGCTTTAAACAAAACCCTTGAGCTCATACCAACTCTTCCATCAGCACTG TCAGATGGATCATCTGGATGGAGATGA
- the CYP71B31 gene encoding cytochrome P450, family 71, subfamily B, polypeptide 31 (''cytochrome P450, family 71, subfamily B, polypeptide 31'' (CYP71B31); FUNCTIONS IN: electron carrier activity, monooxygenase activity, iron ion binding, oxygen binding, heme binding; INVOLVED IN: oxidation reduction; EXPRESSED IN: sepal, male gametophyte, carpel, stamen; EXPRESSED DURING: 4 anthesis, petal differentiation and expansion stage; CONTAINS InterPro DOMAIN/s: Cytochrome P450 (InterPro:IPR001128), Cytochrome P450, E-class, group I (InterPro:IPR002401), Cytochrome P450, conserved site (InterPro:IPR017972); BEST Arabidopsis thaliana protein match is: cytochrome P450, family 71, subfamily B, polypeptide 8 (TAIR:AT5G35715.1); Has 33337 Blast hits to 33066 proteins in 1704 species: Archae - 47; Bacteria - 3382; Metazoa - 11974; Fungi - 7117; Plants - 9588; Viruses - 3; Other Eukaryotes - 1226 (source: NCBI BLink).) translates to MSMFLGLLFLFPLFFILFKNLLPPRKKLPPGPTGLPLIGNLHQLGRLLHSSLHKLSLEHGPVMLVRWGVVPMAVFSSNEAAKEVLKTHDLETCNRPKLVANGLFTHGYKDIGFTQYGEEWREMKKFVGLELFSPKKHKSFRYIREEEGDLLVKKISNYAQTQTLVDLRKSLFSYTASIIFREAFGQNFRECDYINMDKLEELVQETETNVCSLAFTDFFPRGLGWLVDRISGQHSRMNIAFSKLTTFFEDVIDELLKTKQLDDHSDLVTAMLDVINRPRKFGSLKITYDHLIAMMSDVVLAGVNAGTVTMIWTMTELTRHPRVMKKLQEEIRATLGPNKERITEEDLEKVEYLNLVIKESFRLHPPAPLLLPRETMSDIEIQGYHIPKNAHVKINTYAIGRDPKRWTNPEEFNPERFLNTSINYKGQHYELLPFGAGRRNCPGMTLGITILELGLLNILYYFDWSLPSGMTIKDIDMEEDGALNIAKKVPLQLVPTLP, encoded by the exons atgtCTATGTTCCTAGGTTTGCTCTTCCTCTTCCCTCTCTTTTTCATCCtatttaaaaaccttttacCTCCGAGAAAGAAGCTTCCTCCGGGACCAACGGGTCTTCCGCTAATAGGAAACTTGCACCAGCTTGGAAGATTGCTTCACAGTTCTCTTCACAAGCTCTCTTTAGAACATGGACCAGTGATGCTTGTCCGTTGGGGGGTCGTCCCTATGGCCGTGTTCTCTTCCAACGAAGCAGCTAAAGAAGTTCTCAAGACTCATGACTTAGAGACTTGTAACCGTCCTAAGCTGGTCGCCAACGGGTTGTTTACTCACGGCTATAAAGACATTGGTTTCACTCAGTATGGTGAGGAATGGCGAGAGATGAAAAAGTTCGTGGGGCTTGAGCTCTTTAgtccaaaaaaacataagtcTTTCAGGTATATCAGAGAGGAAGAAGGTGACTTGTTGgtcaagaaaatatcaaattatgcTCAAACACAAACCTTGGTGGATTTGAGAAAATCCTTGTTCTCCTACACCGCCAGTATCATATTTAGAGAAGCCTTTGGACAGAACTTCCGCGAGTGCGATTACATCAATATGGACAAACTTGAAGAGCTGGTGCAAGAGACAGAAACCAACGTATGCAGCTTGGCATTCACTGACTTCTTCCCCAGAGGTCTCGGGTGGCTTGTAGACCGGATCTCCGGTCAGCATTCGAGGATGAACATAGCCTTTTCCAAACTCACCACTTTCTTTGAAGATGTGATCGATGAGCTTTTGAAGACTAAACAACTTGATGATCACTCAGACCTCGTCACTGCCATGTTGGATGTGATCAATAGACCCAGAAAATTCGGTTCTTTAAAGATCACTTACGATCATCTCATAGCAATGATGTCG GATGTGGTTTTGGCGGGAGTAAACGCTGGAACAGTAACAATGATATGGACGATGACAGAGCTTACAAGACATCCTagagtgatgaagaaacttCAAGAAGAAATTCGAGCAACACTCGGaccaaacaaagagagaatcaCAGAAGAAGATCTAGAGAAAGTTGAGTACTTGAATCTGGTGATCAAAGAATCATTCAGACTACATCCACCAGCTCCTCTCTTGCTCCCAAGAGAAACAATGTCCGACATCGAGATTCAAGGCTACCACATTCCCAAGAACGCCCATGTAAAGATCAACACTTATGCGATAGGACGTGATCCTAAACGTTGGACTAACCCTGAAGAATTCAATCCTGAGAGGTTTTTGAATACCTCAATCAACTACAAGGGTCAGCATTACGAGCTCTTGCCCTTTGGAGCCGGTCGTAGGAACTGTCCAGGTATGACCTTGGGAATCACCATTCTTGAGCTAGGTCTTCTTAACATTCTCTACTACTTCGATTGGAGTTTACCCAGTGGAATGACCATTAAAGACATTGACATGGAAGAAGACGGCGCTTTGAACATCGCCAAGAAAGTCCCTCTGCAGCTCGTACCAACTCTTCCATAA
- a CDS encoding AP2/B3-like transcriptional factor family protein (AP2/B3-like transcriptional factor family protein; FUNCTIONS IN: DNA binding, sequence-specific DNA binding transcription factor activity; INVOLVED IN: regulation of transcription, DNA-dependent; LOCATED IN: endomembrane system; EXPRESSED IN: 15 plant structures; EXPRESSED DURING: 13 growth stages; CONTAINS InterPro DOMAIN/s: Transcriptional factor B3 (InterPro:IPR003340); BEST Arabidopsis thaliana protein match is: AP2/B3-like transcriptional factor family protein (TAIR:AT3G06160.2); Has 6284 Blast hits to 2802 proteins in 274 species: Archae - 3; Bacteria - 1667; Metazoa - 1559; Fungi - 645; Plants - 847; Viruses - 128; Other Eukaryotes - 1435 (source: NCBI BLink).): MADDSELYPRFFKVFLVESASESLMIPLPFMAFLADPLPKTVKLQGLGGKLWTVSLKKISGAAYLTRGWPKFAEEHELKNGEFMTFVYDGHRTFEVSVFDRWGSKEVRAEIQAIPLSDSDSDSVVEDEKDSTDVVEDDDDEDEDEDEDDDGSFDEDEEISQSLYPIDEETATDAAVFEGNLDVEALTNPHFPTTLKNRIYELLIPANVVKDNNLEFGSSIKYIDGEGTLVGLRGKWADKRVCFKGWDRICRRNRLKKHQDTVECELLHDDQKMVHSIRVHVLRRDA; this comes from the exons ATGGCTGACGATAGCGAATTGTATCCTCGTTTCTTCAAAGTGTTCCTCGTTGAATCGGCTTCTGAATCGTTG ATGATTCCGTTGCCTTTTATGGCATTTCTTGCTGATCCATTGCCAAAGACAGTGAAGCTCCAAGGTCTTGGAGGAAAACTTTGGACTGTGAGCTTGAAGAAAATAAGCGGAGCTGCGTATCTTACTAGAGGATGGCCAAAATTCGCAGAGGAACATGAGCTGAAGAACGGAGAGTTCATGACATTTGTGTATGATGGTCATCGTACCTTTGAAGTGAGTGTCTTTGATCGTTGGGGTAGCAAAGAGGTCAGAGCTGAAATACAAGCCATACCActttctgattctgattctgattctgtTGTGGAAGACGAAAAAGACTCAACTGatgttgttgaagatgatgatgatgaagatgaagatgaagatgaagatgatgatggtagctttgatgaagatgaagaaatcagCCAGAGTCTTTATCCGATTGACGAAGAGACTGCAACCGATGCTGCAG tttttgaAGGGAACTTGGACGTGGAAGCTTTAACTAATCCACACTTTCCGACTACGCTCAAGAACAGGATTTATGAACTG TTGATCCCAGCCAATGTGGTGAAGGATAATAACCTTGAATTTGGTTCATCCATCAAGTACATCGATGGAGAAGGAACCTTAGTAGGGCTAAGAGGAAAATGGGCTGATAAGAGGGTTTGCTTCAAAGGATGGGACAGGATTTGCAGAAGGAACAGGCTCAAAAAGCACCAAGATACTGTCGAATGCGAGCTTCTTCATGATGACCAGAAGATGGTTCATTCCATCCGAGTCCATGTCTTGCGTAGAGATGCTTGA
- a CDS encoding mediator of RNA polymerase II transcription subunit-like protein (unknown protein; BEST Arabidopsis thaliana protein match is: unknown protein (TAIR:AT2G37070.1); Has 11044 Blast hits to 5993 proteins in 551 species: Archae - 8; Bacteria - 1486; Metazoa - 4078; Fungi - 1814; Plants - 348; Viruses - 112; Other Eukaryotes - 3198 (source: NCBI BLink).): MEDKESKKSEVEVDGLGLIDVAVEDDSLLFSEFSETDKDDKCLKEDKDLNFMRDTQYCDDEILASSVEEKEEVLQPHESPEPEKVMKKGKYNLRKSLAWDNEFFTSAGVLEPEELSSMMESNHKSGKKALPTILEDINRSTESISTFQSDCTVENSQEFVLFEDVRASIQRSAKTSDVATPGKSNVLRATDVAISPTSSTVDVTATQGKTKSKGSPRNPSRVQGPGKATKQPVATRGLSTSISKPPNGLSKVRPLSTTSTNRSSLDISKTQQEKNSKLPAGKEPLGPRISMSRRAKPVLPKPGVPFKSSSRSSDASKNEMTSSCSSLESCASASSSASHKPSIDSIKKKNDSSSRLSSQPLANRSTSRGIMGQPRIPPQQTNKTSKPKLSSSVPTAGSISDYSSESSRASETSKMANGNQKTVSREKVPANDNTVQTVKPLKNSKDTSVVQADAKEGTKRVSAINGGLVPSASAKPSGLRVPSPKIGFFDGARHGSSSSASKKSGGKTQPARSPIQESTNSKSKASSKVVSVSSPKLPNKLYSKIDAEDQLEG, from the exons ATGGAAGATAAAGAGAGCAAGAAAAGCGAAGTTGAGGTCGATGGCCTTGGTTTGATTGATGTCGCTGTTGAAGACGATAGCCTTCTCTTCTCCGAGTTTTCCG AGACAGATAAGGATGATAAATGTTTGAAGGAGGATAAAGATCTAAACTTCATGAGGGATACACAGTATTGTGATGATGAGATACTTGCTTCTTCTGttgaagagaaggaagaggtGCTTCAACCTCACGAGTCGCCTGAGCCTGAGAAAGTTATGAAGAAAGGAAAGTATAATTTGCGTAAAAGTCTTGCTTGGGACAATGAGTTCTTCACTAGCGCTG GTGTTTTGGAACCGGAAGAACTGTCCAGCATGATGGAAAGCAATCATAAGAGTGGGAAGAAAGCTTTACCGACCATTCTAGAGGATATTAATAGATCTACAGAATCCATTTCTACATTTCAAAGTGACTGCACTGTGGAGAACAGTCAggagtttgttttgtttgaggATGTTAGAGCATCTATTCAAAGGTCTGCTAAAACATCTGATGTTGCAACACCCGGGAAAAGTAATGTGTTGAGAGCAACAGACGTAGCAATTAGCCCAA CTTCAAGTACAGTGGACGTCACTGCCACTCAGGGAAAG ACTAAATCTAAAGGCAGTCCCAGAAATCCGAGTAGAGTACAAGGACCAGGGAAGGCAACCAAACAG CCTGTTGCTACAAGAGGTCTCAGTACATCCATTTCCAAGCCACCCAACGGACTCAGCAAAGTCAGGCCCTTGTCAACAACATCGACGAACAGGTCATCATTAGATATAAGCAAAACGCAACAAGAAAAGAATTCCAAATTACCTGCGG GTAAAGAGCCTCTGGGTCCAAGAATATCCATGTCGCGACGTGCTAAACCCGTCTTACCAAAACCTGGTGTGCCTTTTAAGTCTTCTTCACGTTCTTCAGATGCCTCAAAGAATGAAATGACCTCTTCATGTTCTTCACTAGAGAGCTGTGCCAGTGCTTCATCTAGCGCTTCTCACAAACCTTCTATAGATtcgataaagaagaagaatgattcAAGTTCCAGATTATCTTCCCAGCCATTGGCAAATCGATCTACATCTAGAGGTATTATGGGCCAGCCAAGAATCCCACCCCAACAAACCAATAAGACATCCAAGCCCAAGCTTTCCTCCAGTGTACCAACTGCTGGTTCGATCAGTGACTATTCATCAGAGTCATCACGAGCTTCTGAAACTAGTAAAATGGCTAATGGTAACCAGAAAACAGTCTCTCGTGAAAAGGTTCCTGCAAATGATAATACAGTACAAACTGTGAAACCTCTCAAGAACTCCAAAGATACATCTGTTGTCCAAGCTGATGCTAAGGAAGGCACAAAACGAGTTTCAGCTATCAACGGTGGTTTGGTTCCTTCAGCTTCCGCAAAACCATCAGGTCTCCGTGTGCCATCACCAAAAATCGGCTTCTTTGATGGA GCAAGACATGGATCATCTTCATCTGCCAGTAAGAAGTCTGGAGGAAAGACTCAACCTGCGAGGTCTCCAATACAAGAGTCGACGAATTCAAAAAGTAAGGCAAGTTCAAAGGTTGTCTCTGTCTCGTCTCCTAAACTGCCGAACAAATTGTATTCCAAAATCGATGCAGAAGATCAACTTGAGGGATGA